From Parus major isolate Abel chromosome 1A, Parus_major1.1, whole genome shotgun sequence, the proteins below share one genomic window:
- the RASSF8 gene encoding ras association domain-containing protein 8: protein MELKVWVDGVQRIVCGVTEVTTCQEVVIALAQAIGRTGRYTLIEKWRDTERHLAPHENPIVSLNKWGQYASDVQLILRRTGPSLSERPTSDSVARIPERTLYRQSLPPLAKLRPPGDKAMKRREPKRKSLTFTGGAKGLMDIFGKSKESEFKQKVLNNCKTTADELKKLIHLQTEKLQCIEKQLESNEAEIRYWEQKYNASLEEEILKLEQKIKRNEVEIEEEEFWENELQIEQENEKQLTEQLQEMRQRILECESKLKDYVSQIHNMESGLEAEKLQREVQESQVNEEEVKEKIEKVKGEIDIQGQQSLRLENGIKAVERSLGQATKRLQDREQELEQLTKELRQVNLQQFIQQTGTKVTVLPADPMEVEAPHVELEREPTFQSGSLKRPGSSRQLPSNLRILQNPLSSGFNPEGIYV from the exons GGCGCACCGGGCGCTACACGCTGATCGAGAAGTGGCGGGACACGGAGCGGCACCTGGCGCCGCACGAGAACCCCATCGTGTCCCTCAACAAGTGGGGACAGTACGCCAGCGACGTGCAGCTGATCCTGCGGCGCACCGGGCCCTCCCTGAGCGAGCGGCCCACGTCGGACAGCGTGGCGCGCATCCCCGAGAGGACTCTGTACCGGCAGAGCTTGCCGCCCCTGGCCAAGCTGAGGCCGCCCGGGGACAAGGCCATGAAGAGGAGGGAGCCGAAAAGGAAATCCCTCACCTTCACCGGTGGCGCCAAGGGGCTGATGGACATCTTCGGGAAGAGCAAGGAATCCGAGTTCAAGCAAAAGGTGCTCAACAACTGTAAAACAACAGCGGACGAGTTGAAGAAACTGATCCACCTCCAGACGGAGAAGCTTCAGTGTATCGAGAAGCAGCTGGAGTCCAACGAAGCCGAGATCCGCTACTGGGAGCAAAAATACAACGCCAGCCTGGAAGAAGAAATCCTCAAACTGGAGCAGAAGATCAAACGGAATGAAGTGGAGATTGAAGAGGAAGAGTTCTGGGAAAACGAGCTGCAGATCGAACAGGAGAATGAAAAGCAGCTGACGGAGCAGCTACAGGAGATGAGGCAGAGGATCCTGGAGTGTGAGAGCAAGCTCAAGGACTATGTGTCTCAGATCCACAACATGGAGAGTGGCCTTGAAGCAGAGAAGCTACAGCGGGAAGTTCAAGAGTCCCAAGTAAATGAAGAAGAGGTCAAGGAAAAGATTGAGAAGGTGAAGGGAGAAATTGATATTCAGGGCCAGCAAAGCCTGAGATTGGAAAATGGCATTAAAGCGGTAGAAAGGTCTTTGGGCCAAGCTACCAAGCGATTACAG gacagggaacAAGAACTGGAGCAACTGACCAAGGAGCTGCGCCAGGTGAACCTGCAGCAGTTCATCCAGCAAACCGGAACCAAGGTGACGGTGCTGCCGGCAGACCCCATGGAGGTGGAGGCCCCACATGTGGAGCTGGAGAGAG AGCCAACCTTTCAATCTGGGTCACTGAAGCGCCCCGGCTCATCGAGGCAACTCCCCAGTAACCTTCGGATCCTACAGAACCCCCTGTCATCTGGTTTTAACCCGGAGGGCATTTATGTATGA